The Streptomyces tendae genome has a window encoding:
- a CDS encoding cytochrome P450: MTDQADPFAHPARPGEEPPPGCPAHAGAVPLAGLEYQQTPSELYRALRREHGPVAPVLLDGGVPAWLVLGYTEVTYVTSHDELFARDSRRWNQWANIPQDWPLLPFVGYQPSVLFTEGEEHRRRAGVITEALEGIDQFELSHECLLIADDLIARFAGSGQAELMADYVHALPMRTVVQMCGMPATGEDTRRLVDDLRISLDAGEGDDPVAAYARVGERLRQLVKEKRAVPGHDVTSRMLTHPAGLTDEEVVQDLISVIAAAQQPTANWICNTLRLLLTDERFAVNVSGGRLSVGEALNEVLWLDTPTQNFIGRWAVRDVQLGGRQIRAGDCLVLGLAAANTDPQIWPEGHVGAENAAHLSFSNGEHRCPYPAPLLADVMARTAVETLLERLPDLVLAVEPEELVWRPSIWMRGLLDLPVRFTPVVQ, from the coding sequence GTGACCGATCAGGCCGATCCCTTCGCGCATCCGGCCCGCCCCGGTGAGGAGCCGCCACCGGGGTGCCCCGCGCACGCCGGCGCGGTGCCGCTGGCGGGGCTGGAGTACCAGCAGACGCCGTCCGAGCTGTACCGCGCCCTGCGCCGGGAGCACGGGCCCGTCGCACCGGTGCTGCTCGACGGCGGCGTCCCCGCCTGGCTGGTGCTGGGCTACACCGAGGTCACCTATGTGACCAGCCATGACGAGCTGTTCGCGCGGGACTCGCGGCGCTGGAACCAGTGGGCGAACATCCCGCAGGACTGGCCGCTGCTGCCCTTCGTCGGCTACCAGCCGTCGGTGCTGTTCACCGAGGGCGAGGAGCACCGGCGGCGGGCCGGGGTGATCACCGAGGCGCTGGAGGGGATCGACCAGTTCGAGCTGTCCCACGAGTGCCTGCTGATCGCCGACGACCTCATCGCCCGGTTCGCGGGCAGCGGCCAGGCGGAGCTGATGGCCGACTACGTGCACGCCCTGCCGATGCGTACGGTCGTGCAGATGTGCGGGATGCCGGCCACCGGTGAGGACACCCGCCGGCTCGTCGACGACCTGCGGATCTCCCTGGACGCGGGGGAGGGCGACGACCCGGTCGCGGCGTACGCGCGCGTGGGTGAACGGCTGCGGCAGCTGGTGAAGGAGAAGCGGGCCGTGCCCGGCCACGACGTCACCTCGCGGATGCTGACGCACCCGGCGGGCCTGACGGACGAGGAGGTCGTCCAGGACCTGATCTCCGTGATCGCGGCGGCCCAGCAGCCGACGGCCAACTGGATCTGCAACACCCTGCGTCTGCTGCTGACGGACGAACGCTTCGCCGTGAACGTCTCGGGCGGCCGGCTCAGCGTCGGCGAGGCGCTCAACGAGGTGCTGTGGCTCGACACCCCGACGCAGAACTTCATCGGGCGCTGGGCGGTGCGGGACGTCCAGCTGGGCGGGCGGCAGATAAGGGCCGGCGACTGCCTGGTGCTGGGGCTCGCGGCGGCCAACACCGACCCGCAGATCTGGCCCGAGGGACACGTGGGCGCGGAGAACGCGGCGCACCTGTCGTTCAGCAACGGCGAGCACCGCTGCCCGTACCCGGCCCCGCTGCTCGCGGACGTCATGGCGCGTACGGCGGTCGAGACGCTGCTGGAGCGGCTGCCGGACCTGGTCCTGGCCGTCGAGCCGGAGGAACTGGTGTGGCGGCCGTCGATCTGGATGCGGGGACTGCTGGACCTCCCGGTGCGGTTCACCCCGGTGGTGCAGTAG
- a CDS encoding GTP-binding protein produces MDSATSELPTHRTPLSDTAETGLKIVVVGGFGVGKTTLVRSVSEIRPLNTEEVMTQAGVGVDETEGVAAKTTTTVAFDFGRISLNDRMVLYLFGAPGQERFWFLWDRLFSGTLGAVVLVDTRRMDDSWYAIDRLEHHGTPFVVAVNRFDDDARYSLDEIRQALALPAHVPMVDCDARVRASGKDVLITLVNHLHDLATAKEATL; encoded by the coding sequence CTGCCCACCCACCGCACACCGCTGAGCGACACGGCGGAGACGGGTCTGAAGATCGTCGTCGTGGGCGGGTTCGGCGTGGGCAAGACGACCCTGGTCCGCTCGGTGAGCGAGATCCGGCCGCTCAACACCGAGGAGGTGATGACGCAGGCCGGCGTGGGCGTCGACGAGACCGAGGGGGTGGCCGCGAAGACCACCACCACGGTCGCCTTCGACTTCGGGCGGATCAGCCTCAACGACCGCATGGTCCTGTACCTGTTCGGCGCGCCCGGGCAGGAACGCTTCTGGTTCCTGTGGGACCGGCTGTTCTCCGGCACCCTGGGCGCCGTGGTCCTCGTGGACACGCGCCGGATGGACGACTCCTGGTACGCCATCGACCGGCTGGAGCACCACGGCACGCCGTTCGTGGTGGCCGTCAACCGGTTCGACGACGACGCCCGGTACTCCCTGGACGAGATACGCCAGGCACTCGCCCTCCCCGCGCACGTGCCGATGGTCGACTGCGACGCCCGGGTCCGGGCCTCCGGCAAGGACGTGCTGATCACCCTCGTGAACCACCTCCACGACCTGGCCACCGCCAAGGAGGCGACGCTGTGA